The Lysobacter sp. HDW10 genome window below encodes:
- a CDS encoding BatD family protein, whose amino-acid sequence MKAFKLACLVLCLALSSTAWAETRASVSRTSIHADESVRLVIETDGNVAPDESKFNTDFVITARATGRSINYAGGRVRTSMRYEYELSPRRSGRIVIPSLRMGNDTTSALVVDVLDAAAGTWRSPNSGAASTSQDVFIRTTVETTQPYAQQGVLMTVRFYVGRSMIDAALDQPAIEGASMQQVASDVQTSQVLNGRTYQVVTRQYWVVPDRAGIVRIAGARLVGTTAGGFFDEAFGDGIERINAVADTLVLNVQPQPSNAADPWLPLHDLRLRYTSLPQSEISQSQPGRVTLEMVAEGALPADVPELTLQASNGAQVYPEPAQTQSAVRNGRWVSTITRTFSILPTQGGAISLTTPAINWWHIENKRNERAQLPLQTLQVKASIPVSQAPDASDAKSASDTLSTRLHMSMRAWIAGGVFALCVAVIAFLVWRKKSRRDPPTELPRVHISLESALASGDLADISAALCASCVPPTDSLEVVRSRLAKPSQQEAVAALQAARWGGAATESVLDVLRTAFASKPEWVGMRHETRNSELPPLYPTH is encoded by the coding sequence ATGAAAGCATTCAAACTCGCTTGTTTGGTGCTTTGTCTCGCGCTGTCTTCGACCGCATGGGCAGAAACGCGTGCGTCGGTGAGTCGAACGTCCATCCACGCCGATGAAAGTGTTCGGCTCGTCATTGAAACCGATGGAAACGTGGCGCCTGACGAATCCAAGTTCAACACCGATTTCGTGATTACCGCACGCGCGACTGGGCGCAGCATCAACTATGCGGGCGGACGCGTGCGCACTTCGATGCGCTATGAGTACGAGCTGTCGCCGCGTCGATCCGGGCGCATTGTTATTCCGTCGCTACGGATGGGCAACGACACCACCTCGGCGCTTGTTGTGGACGTGCTCGATGCCGCTGCAGGCACATGGCGAAGCCCGAACAGCGGCGCTGCGAGCACCTCGCAAGATGTTTTTATTCGAACCACGGTAGAGACCACGCAGCCCTATGCGCAGCAAGGTGTTCTGATGACCGTGCGTTTCTATGTGGGTCGATCCATGATCGATGCCGCACTCGATCAACCTGCGATTGAAGGCGCGTCGATGCAGCAGGTCGCCAGCGATGTTCAAACATCTCAAGTGTTGAATGGACGAACCTACCAGGTGGTGACGCGCCAATACTGGGTCGTGCCAGATCGCGCGGGCATCGTCCGAATTGCCGGTGCGCGTTTGGTCGGCACAACCGCCGGCGGATTCTTTGATGAAGCCTTCGGAGACGGCATCGAACGAATCAACGCAGTGGCAGATACGCTGGTGCTGAATGTTCAACCACAACCGAGCAATGCAGCTGATCCATGGTTGCCGCTGCATGACTTGCGTTTGCGCTACACAAGTTTGCCGCAGTCCGAAATCAGTCAGTCGCAACCTGGGCGCGTGACTTTGGAAATGGTGGCGGAAGGTGCCTTGCCTGCGGATGTTCCTGAGTTAACGCTGCAGGCAAGCAATGGGGCGCAAGTCTATCCAGAACCTGCGCAAACGCAATCCGCGGTTCGCAACGGTCGATGGGTGTCGACGATCACGCGCACGTTTTCCATCCTGCCGACGCAAGGCGGTGCAATTTCTTTGACCACGCCTGCGATCAATTGGTGGCATATCGAAAACAAGCGAAACGAACGCGCGCAGTTGCCACTGCAAACACTTCAAGTCAAAGCGAGCATTCCGGTGTCGCAAGCGCCAGATGCAAGCGATGCAAAATCCGCTTCAGACACGCTGTCTACGCGCTTGCACATGTCGATGCGCGCATGGATCGCAGGGGGCGTGTTCGCACTGTGTGTCGCTGTCATTGCGTTCCTTGTCTGGCGCAAGAAATCCAGGCGCGATCCCCCAACAGAATTGCCGCGTGTGCACATTTCGCTCGAATCCGCGCTAGCGTCGGGCGATTTGGCGGACATTTCTGCAGCACTGTGTGCGTCGTGCGTACCGCCCACGGACAGCTTGGAAGTTGTGCGATCACGTTTGGCAAAACCCTCGCAACAGGAGGCTGTTGCTGCATTGCAGGCCGCACGTTGGGGAGGTGCGGCAACGGAATCTGTGCTCGATGTCTTGCGTACCGCATTTGCGAGCAAACCTGAATGGGTAGGCATGCGTCACGAAACACGCAACAGCGAGCTCCCGCCGCTCTATCCAACCCATTAG
- a CDS encoding dicarboxylate/amino acid:cation symporter: protein MHLESTPTAGEKKGGLALHIKVLIGFVLGTVIGLAVHAYMADAVWVHTVIEYFTKPFGQIFLNLLFMLVVPLMFSALVLGVAELGDIASLGRLGWKTLTYTATVTAAAVGIGLLCVNIFQPGSHMDPNLVQQAMSNASASEIVDKGKALNFIDLIVNIVPHNIVGAMADDKQKLGIVFFALMFGIGLVMKPTPGTRAFKNAMHGLFEICMHLIGMFIKLAPYAVAAFMFNLTAQLGLEVIKSLAWFVVTVLVALAIHGFIVLPLWVRIMGGMRAREFFRGTQEATLTAFATASSTATLPVTLRVAEENLKLPRKVSRFVLTVGASANHHGTALFEGITVLFLAQVYNMHLPLSTQLMVLILCILGGIGTAGIPSGSLPVIAMICGIIGLKPEGIGIILGVNTFLDMCRTALNVTGDLATAVVVSHRSGETDLPDDETMAQLDEIVR, encoded by the coding sequence ATGCATCTCGAATCCACACCCACCGCGGGTGAGAAAAAGGGCGGGCTCGCCCTGCACATCAAAGTGCTCATCGGCTTCGTGCTGGGCACGGTCATTGGCTTGGCTGTCCATGCCTACATGGCCGACGCAGTTTGGGTGCATACGGTGATCGAGTATTTCACCAAGCCCTTCGGTCAGATCTTCCTCAACTTGCTCTTCATGTTGGTGGTGCCGTTGATGTTTTCGGCGCTTGTCTTGGGCGTTGCAGAGCTCGGTGATATTGCGTCGCTCGGCAGACTGGGTTGGAAAACACTGACGTATACGGCGACTGTCACGGCAGCAGCTGTGGGTATCGGTCTGTTGTGCGTCAACATCTTCCAGCCGGGTTCGCATATGGATCCGAATCTGGTGCAGCAGGCAATGAGCAATGCGAGTGCGAGTGAGATTGTCGATAAAGGCAAGGCGCTCAACTTCATTGATTTGATCGTCAACATCGTGCCGCACAACATTGTTGGCGCGATGGCAGACGACAAACAAAAGCTCGGCATCGTATTCTTCGCTTTGATGTTCGGCATTGGTTTGGTCATGAAGCCGACGCCAGGCACACGCGCCTTCAAAAATGCCATGCATGGCTTGTTCGAAATCTGCATGCACTTGATCGGCATGTTCATCAAGCTCGCACCGTATGCCGTTGCAGCGTTCATGTTCAACCTCACGGCACAGCTGGGCCTTGAAGTGATCAAGAGCCTTGCGTGGTTCGTGGTGACTGTCTTGGTGGCACTCGCCATCCACGGCTTCATCGTGTTGCCATTGTGGGTGCGCATCATGGGCGGCATGCGTGCACGCGAGTTCTTCCGCGGCACGCAAGAAGCGACCTTGACTGCATTTGCCACCGCCTCATCCACGGCGACCTTGCCGGTGACCCTGCGTGTTGCAGAAGAAAACTTGAAGCTGCCACGTAAAGTGTCGCGATTCGTTTTGACCGTGGGGGCTTCGGCCAATCACCACGGCACGGCATTGTTCGAGGGGATTACCGTGCTGTTCTTGGCACAGGTGTACAACATGCACTTGCCACTCAGCACGCAGTTGATGGTGTTGATCCTGTGCATCTTGGGCGGTATCGGTACCGCAGGCATCCCGTCCGGCTCATTGCCGGTGATTGCCATGATTTGCGGCATCATCGGTTTGAAACCCGAAGGCATCGGCATCATTCTCGGCGTCAATACCTTCCTCGACATGTGCCGTACCGCGCTCAACGTGACCGGCGATTTGGCCACCGCAGTCGTGGTATCGCATCGCAGCGGTGAAACGGATTTGCCGGATGACGAGACCATGGCGCAACTGGATGAGATTGTCCGGTAG
- the tkt gene encoding transketolase yields MTTPSRRDLANALRFLAIDAVQAANSGHPGMPMGMADIAEVLWNDYLSHNPKNPNWLNRDRFVLSNGHGSMLHYGLLHLSGYDLGIEDLKRFRQFESRTPGHPENFMTSGIETTTGPLGQGLANAVGMALAEKLLAQRFNRDGLDIVNHRTWVFMGDGCLMEGISHEAASLAGTWGLNKLVAFWDDNHISIDGDVQGWFTDDTPARFEAYGWKVIRNVNGHDPLELKTALDTAIAVDDRPVLICCRTTIGFGSPNKAGKESSHGAPLGADEIALTREALAWPYAPFEIPADVSTAWNATESGQTAEAAWQAVFADYRAAHPALAAEFEQRMRGELPAAFEPAANAYIEKLQAEGAVVASRKASQMAIEAFAPLLPQLVGGSADLAHSNLTLWKGSKSVTSDDANANYIYFGVREFAMTAISNGLALHGGFIPYDATFLVFSDYARNAVRMSALMGAHAIHVYTHDSIGLGEDGPTHQPIEHMAALRYIPNNDVWRPCDAVESAVSWRAAIERTDGPSCLVFSRQNLPHQSRDATQVANISRGGYILKDSVGAPEVILIATGSEVGLAMQAAAQLGAGVRVVSMPSTDVFDRQDASYRAQVLPNECRKRVAIEAGTADFWRKYVGLDGAVIGMHGYGASAPADVLFKHFGFTVDAVVNAVTAL; encoded by the coding sequence ATGACGACGCCAAGCCGCCGCGATCTCGCAAACGCCCTCCGATTCCTCGCCATTGATGCGGTGCAAGCCGCCAACTCCGGGCACCCCGGCATGCCGATGGGTATGGCCGATATTGCGGAGGTGCTGTGGAATGACTACCTCAGCCATAACCCGAAGAATCCGAATTGGCTGAACCGCGACCGTTTTGTCTTGTCGAATGGCCATGGTTCGATGCTGCACTACGGCTTGCTGCATCTCAGCGGTTACGACCTCGGCATTGAAGACTTAAAGCGCTTCCGCCAGTTCGAATCGCGCACGCCGGGTCATCCGGAAAACTTCATGACGTCCGGTATTGAAACGACGACCGGTCCTTTGGGCCAAGGTTTGGCCAATGCGGTGGGCATGGCTTTGGCCGAGAAGTTGTTGGCGCAACGCTTCAATCGCGACGGTCTCGACATCGTCAATCACCGCACCTGGGTGTTCATGGGTGACGGCTGCTTGATGGAAGGGATTAGCCATGAAGCGGCCTCTTTGGCGGGCACTTGGGGCCTGAACAAATTGGTGGCCTTCTGGGATGACAACCACATCAGCATCGATGGCGACGTCCAAGGTTGGTTCACCGACGATACGCCAGCACGCTTCGAGGCCTATGGCTGGAAGGTCATTCGCAACGTCAACGGGCACGATCCGCTTGAGTTGAAGACTGCATTGGATACAGCGATTGCCGTCGATGATCGCCCCGTCTTGATTTGCTGCCGCACCACGATTGGTTTTGGCTCGCCGAACAAAGCCGGCAAAGAATCGAGCCACGGTGCACCTTTGGGTGCGGACGAAATCGCGTTAACGCGCGAAGCATTGGCATGGCCGTATGCGCCGTTCGAAATTCCTGCGGACGTGTCTACTGCTTGGAATGCAACAGAAAGCGGTCAGACGGCAGAAGCCGCGTGGCAAGCAGTGTTTGCGGACTATCGCGCAGCGCATCCGGCATTGGCTGCAGAGTTCGAACAACGCATGCGCGGTGAATTGCCTGCGGCGTTCGAGCCGGCTGCCAACGCTTATATCGAAAAGCTTCAAGCGGAAGGCGCGGTGGTTGCCAGCCGCAAAGCATCACAAATGGCAATCGAAGCTTTTGCACCACTGTTGCCGCAATTGGTGGGTGGCTCCGCCGATCTTGCACATTCCAATCTGACCTTGTGGAAGGGCAGCAAGAGTGTGACCTCTGACGATGCGAACGCGAACTACATCTATTTCGGTGTGCGCGAATTTGCGATGACGGCGATCAGCAATGGTCTCGCCTTGCATGGCGGGTTCATTCCGTATGACGCAACCTTCTTGGTGTTCAGCGATTACGCGCGCAATGCAGTGCGTATGAGTGCCTTGATGGGCGCGCACGCAATTCACGTATACACCCATGATTCCATCGGTTTAGGCGAAGACGGTCCAACGCATCAACCGATCGAACACATGGCTGCGTTGCGCTACATTCCGAACAACGATGTGTGGCGCCCATGCGACGCTGTCGAAAGCGCCGTGTCTTGGCGTGCGGCGATCGAACGCACGGACGGTCCGAGCTGTCTTGTGTTTAGTCGTCAGAACTTGCCGCACCAATCGCGTGATGCGACCCAGGTCGCGAACATTTCGCGTGGCGGCTATATCTTGAAAGACAGCGTCGGCGCACCAGAAGTGATCTTGATCGCCACCGGTTCGGAAGTTGGATTGGCCATGCAAGCCGCTGCGCAATTGGGCGCCGGCGTGCGAGTGGTGTCGATGCCGAGCACCGATGTGTTCGATCGCCAAGATGCAAGCTATCGTGCGCAGGTGCTTCCCAACGAGTGCCGCAAGCGCGTGGCGATTGAGGCAGGTACCGCAGACTTCTGGCGCAAGTACGTCGGCTTGGATGGTGCGGTGATTGGCATGCACGGGTATGGCGCATCCGCGCCCGCCGATGTGTTGTTCAAGCATTTCGGATTTACGGTAGATGCCGTCGTGAACGCCGTGACCGCCTTGTAA
- a CDS encoding BlaI/MecI/CopY family transcriptional regulator — protein MQISDAESQVMEVLWKRAPLGSEDVVDALSQTHAWAEPTIKTLLNRLLNKGAIEAVKDGRRYLYSPVLKREAWVARESESVLTRLFDGRVAPLVAHFSKHQKLSEVDIAELRKLIDEIDS, from the coding sequence ATGCAGATTAGTGACGCCGAGTCCCAAGTGATGGAAGTTCTCTGGAAGCGAGCGCCGCTCGGTTCAGAAGACGTCGTCGATGCGCTATCTCAAACCCATGCGTGGGCTGAGCCGACGATTAAAACGCTGTTGAATCGATTGCTGAACAAAGGTGCGATTGAAGCAGTGAAGGACGGTCGCAGATACCTTTATTCTCCCGTGCTGAAGCGTGAAGCATGGGTTGCGCGTGAAAGCGAAAGTGTCCTTACCAGGCTCTTCGATGGTCGCGTTGCACCGTTGGTCGCGCACTTTTCAAAGCACCAAAAATTAAGCGAAGTTGATATCGCGGAGCTGCGCAAACTGATTGACGAGATCGACTCATGA
- a CDS encoding M56 family metallopeptidase, translating to MALICCLRHPLRQVFGPHVAYLSWAAVPIVILSTLLPARTQTLTEAQMLQPLIQTTSIPNGSVFDAFIDMPPSAWIVVSCLWLAGVLASTVILFCHQRRFTRAMGQLRKTSMRGVFEAEHDPGLPVAIGIFKPRIVMPPNANQLYTPQEYTLLLTHERMHLAMKDHWVNGVSTLLLCVFWFNPMVRFAATQMRRDQELSCDAHVSKRFPNLIRHYGELILKAQLAPMQAPVACQWSAFHPLKERIMQLRTKSPSTELRTLGMCLVGLSLVGFGFMAWAAQPTTLEIKHTVTAPDVEATPVPPIPVVQNTIVSGPAPSTPSTANIDKQKIEAARAANEAADPQGVATEDAERARAAAERASKEARAQAVEAEARRAADEARMHADNVRRASVEERAQARAESERAAADRVRMDAERIERAAADKVRMDAERIERAARDAATQAEAARIRAEAESARAVDAQNALSDAARVASSRRARAEFESKLKFTESLKRNEKQNRASMALQAAERSSRNSP from the coding sequence ATGGCGCTTATCTGTTGCTTGCGACATCCGCTGCGACAAGTATTTGGTCCGCACGTGGCCTATCTCAGTTGGGCAGCCGTACCCATTGTCATACTTTCAACTTTGCTCCCCGCGCGCACTCAAACCCTAACTGAGGCGCAAATGCTTCAGCCACTCATACAAACTACGTCAATCCCGAATGGATCTGTATTTGATGCGTTCATCGACATGCCCCCGTCGGCATGGATTGTCGTGTCATGTCTGTGGCTGGCAGGTGTTCTCGCATCTACGGTCATTTTGTTCTGTCACCAACGCCGCTTTACGCGCGCGATGGGGCAGCTCCGTAAGACTTCAATGCGTGGCGTTTTTGAGGCCGAGCATGACCCTGGATTGCCCGTTGCGATCGGCATTTTCAAGCCACGCATCGTGATGCCGCCAAACGCCAATCAACTCTATACGCCGCAAGAGTACACATTGCTTTTGACGCACGAGCGTATGCATTTGGCAATGAAGGACCATTGGGTCAATGGCGTGAGCACACTGCTCCTTTGCGTCTTCTGGTTCAATCCGATGGTACGTTTTGCGGCCACGCAGATGCGACGCGATCAAGAATTGTCCTGCGACGCGCATGTGAGCAAACGGTTTCCGAATTTGATTCGGCATTACGGTGAGCTGATTCTAAAAGCGCAACTCGCACCCATGCAGGCGCCTGTTGCTTGTCAATGGTCTGCTTTTCATCCACTCAAGGAACGCATCATGCAACTTCGAACAAAATCGCCGTCGACCGAGCTCCGAACCTTGGGTATGTGTCTGGTGGGTCTTTCGCTTGTCGGGTTCGGATTCATGGCATGGGCCGCGCAACCGACGACGCTCGAGATCAAACACACCGTCACGGCACCCGACGTTGAAGCGACGCCCGTGCCGCCGATCCCCGTTGTCCAAAACACCATTGTGTCGGGGCCCGCGCCATCGACACCTTCGACGGCCAACATCGACAAGCAAAAAATAGAGGCCGCACGCGCCGCCAATGAGGCGGCCGATCCGCAAGGTGTCGCAACAGAAGACGCTGAAAGGGCGCGCGCGGCTGCTGAACGCGCAAGCAAAGAGGCCCGTGCCCAAGCTGTCGAAGCAGAAGCTCGACGTGCTGCCGATGAGGCGCGGATGCATGCAGACAATGTGCGTCGCGCCAGCGTTGAAGAACGTGCACAAGCGCGTGCAGAAAGTGAACGCGCCGCAGCGGATAGGGTCAGAATGGATGCGGAGCGCATCGAACGCGCCGCAGCGGATAAGGTCAGAATGGATGCGGAGCGCATTGAACGCGCCGCGCGTGACGCTGCCACGCAAGCAGAAGCGGCTCGCATTCGCGCAGAGGCAGAAAGTGCCCGCGCAGTAGATGCACAAAATGCCTTGTCTGACGCCGCACGTGTAGCCTCATCTCGGCGTGCGCGTGCCGAATTCGAGAGCAAGCTTAAGTTCACCGAGTCGCTGAAGCGAAATGAAAAGCAAAATCGCGCTTCGATGGCTCTTCAAGCGGCGGAGCGCAGCTCGCGCAATAGTCCCTAA
- a CDS encoding DUF6691 family protein, translating into MSTHTRLEKILASAVGGLLFGGGLAISGMCNPDKVLNFLDVAGAWDPTLGVVMAAALAVAVPAFAWARGRGHLPQADGTRKIDRRLLLGSALFGIGWGIAGVCPGPALANLAGWGNGALVFVLAMVAGSQGVRALDRKSRQ; encoded by the coding sequence ATGAGCACGCACACAAGACTCGAGAAGATCCTTGCCTCAGCCGTGGGCGGCTTGCTATTTGGCGGTGGATTGGCCATCTCGGGGATGTGCAATCCCGACAAAGTGCTCAACTTTCTAGACGTCGCTGGCGCTTGGGACCCGACCTTGGGTGTTGTAATGGCCGCGGCGTTGGCTGTCGCTGTGCCGGCATTTGCTTGGGCACGTGGCCGAGGGCACCTGCCGCAAGCCGACGGCACGCGCAAAATTGATCGCCGCTTGCTCCTCGGAAGCGCACTTTTTGGCATTGGCTGGGGTATCGCCGGCGTTTGCCCGGGCCCAGCGCTTGCCAATCTCGCCGGCTGGGGGAATGGCGCGCTGGTCTTCGTGCTTGCGATGGTCGCAGGCTCGCAAGGGGTTAGGGCACTAGACCGCAAGTCGCGTCAATAA
- a CDS encoding YeeE/YedE family protein: MPTLFTPLSAALGGLMIGLAVLVLYFSLGRIAGISGILNKAIEDRDDRLWRWVFLVALMIGAVAMFKVFDLRAGNAVVSMPWLIAAGLLVGAGTRLGNGCTSGHGICGLARFSKRSAVAVAVFMATGMLTVYVLRHALWGGA, encoded by the coding sequence ATGCCTACACTCTTCACACCCCTGTCTGCCGCCTTGGGCGGACTCATGATCGGCCTGGCCGTTCTCGTCTTGTATTTCAGCCTCGGCCGCATCGCGGGCATCAGTGGCATTCTCAACAAAGCCATTGAAGACCGCGACGACCGCCTTTGGCGCTGGGTTTTTCTGGTTGCCTTGATGATTGGCGCCGTTGCCATGTTCAAGGTGTTCGATTTGCGCGCCGGTAACGCGGTGGTGTCCATGCCATGGCTCATTGCGGCCGGACTCTTGGTCGGCGCGGGCACACGATTGGGCAATGGCTGCACGAGCGGTCATGGCATCTGCGGCCTGGCTCGGTTTTCGAAACGCTCGGCCGTTGCAGTGGCCGTCTTTATGGCGACCGGTATGTTGACGGTGTACGTCCTTCGCCATGCCCTGTGGGGTGGCGCATGA
- a CDS encoding S1/P1 nuclease, protein MKMKTAHLLLLATVLLAAPAIAWAPLGHRLVGDLAQRQLTPTAQREVKRLLAGEKEASLAGVANWADQLRTLDPVRFKATSKWHYVNHANQQCVFNAEADCKDGNCVVTQIDRQLAILKDASQPIAARRDALKFVVHLVGDVHQPMHSSDHGDAGGNAYQVSLKTRVEPEAYAKDKYKNGVMGTNLHSMWDYYVLGETGLKSREYTDKLWAATQGRPRATRVGNPAEWAQESCELVDAWGVYPESHEENSEAYSKAMRPLAERRVMQGGFRLAVLLNAALDPAYRAPVDMPQK, encoded by the coding sequence ATGAAAATGAAAACCGCACATCTGCTCCTTCTGGCCACCGTCCTTTTGGCCGCGCCCGCCATCGCTTGGGCTCCGCTCGGCCACCGCTTAGTGGGAGATCTCGCCCAGCGCCAGTTGACGCCCACCGCGCAACGCGAAGTCAAACGCCTGTTGGCCGGCGAAAAAGAGGCCAGCTTGGCCGGCGTCGCCAATTGGGCCGACCAATTACGCACGCTCGACCCTGTGCGATTCAAGGCGACCTCAAAATGGCATTACGTGAATCACGCCAATCAACAATGTGTCTTCAATGCCGAAGCCGACTGCAAAGATGGGAACTGTGTGGTGACGCAAATTGATCGGCAATTGGCGATCTTGAAAGACGCAAGCCAACCGATTGCGGCGCGACGTGATGCCCTGAAATTCGTCGTGCACTTGGTGGGCGATGTGCACCAGCCCATGCATTCAAGTGACCATGGCGATGCCGGCGGCAACGCGTATCAAGTCAGCTTGAAAACGCGTGTCGAACCCGAAGCCTATGCCAAAGACAAGTACAAGAATGGCGTGATGGGCACCAATCTGCATTCGATGTGGGACTACTACGTGCTCGGCGAAACGGGCCTGAAGTCGCGCGAATATACCGACAAGCTTTGGGCAGCCACGCAAGGTCGTCCGCGCGCGACGCGTGTCGGCAACCCGGCAGAGTGGGCACAAGAGTCGTGTGAACTTGTAGACGCCTGGGGCGTGTATCCCGAATCGCACGAGGAAAACAGTGAGGCCTATTCAAAAGCCATGCGCCCACTGGCAGAGCGCCGCGTTATGCAGGGCGGTTTTCGATTGGCGGTTCTGCTGAACGCTGCCTTGGATCCCGCGTATCGCGCACCGGTGGATATGCCGCAGAAATGA
- the gap gene encoding type I glyceraldehyde-3-phosphate dehydrogenase: MAIKVGINGFGRIGRNVFRSAVQNFGNDIEIVGINDLLEPDYLAYMLKYDSVHGRFEGDVSVDGNDLVVNGKKIRLTQERDPAALKWGEVGADVVIESTGLFLTKETCQKHLDAGAKKVIMSAPAKDDTPMFVHKVNCGKYAGEAIISNASCTTNCLAPIAKVLNDKWGIKRGLMTTVHAATATQKTVDGPSNKDWRGGRGILENIIPSSTGAAKAVGVVLPELKGKLTGMSFRVPTSDVSVVDLTVELNSPATYAEICAEMKAQSEGKMAGVLGYTEDKVVATDFRGDARTSIFDAEAGIQLDETFVKLVSWYDNEWGYSNKCLEMVKVVAAK, from the coding sequence ATGGCCATCAAGGTCGGCATCAATGGTTTCGGTCGTATCGGCCGCAACGTGTTCCGTTCGGCGGTTCAGAATTTCGGTAACGACATCGAAATCGTCGGCATCAACGACCTTTTGGAACCGGACTATCTCGCCTACATGCTGAAGTACGATTCTGTGCACGGTCGCTTCGAAGGCGACGTGTCGGTCGACGGCAACGACTTGGTGGTGAACGGCAAGAAGATCCGCCTGACCCAAGAACGCGACCCGGCCGCATTGAAGTGGGGCGAGGTTGGCGCAGATGTCGTGATCGAATCGACCGGTTTGTTCCTGACCAAAGAAACCTGCCAAAAGCATTTGGATGCAGGTGCTAAGAAAGTCATCATGTCGGCCCCGGCAAAAGACGACACACCGATGTTCGTGCACAAGGTGAACTGCGGTAAGTACGCAGGTGAAGCCATCATCTCGAACGCCTCGTGTACCACCAACTGTTTGGCGCCGATCGCCAAGGTCCTGAACGACAAGTGGGGTATCAAGCGTGGCTTGATGACCACCGTGCACGCCGCGACGGCCACGCAGAAGACGGTTGACGGACCGAGCAACAAAGATTGGCGCGGTGGCCGCGGCATTCTTGAAAACATCATTCCTTCGTCCACCGGTGCCGCAAAGGCCGTGGGTGTGGTTTTGCCGGAACTGAAAGGCAAGCTCACCGGCATGTCGTTCCGCGTACCGACTTCCGACGTCTCTGTCGTCGATCTCACCGTTGAACTCAACAGCCCGGCAACCTATGCCGAAATTTGTGCAGAAATGAAGGCACAAAGTGAAGGCAAGATGGCGGGTGTCTTGGGATACACCGAAGACAAGGTCGTCGCCACCGATTTCCGCGGTGACGCACGCACCTCAATCTTCGACGCAGAAGCCGGTATTCAGCTTGACGAAACCTTCGTCAAATTGGTGAGCTGGTACGACAACGAATGGGGCTACAGCAACAAGTGCCTCGAAATGGTCAAGGTTGTTGCAGCGAAGTAA
- a CDS encoding group III truncated hemoglobin: METVPPEITRQDIELLVDAFYEHVRKDPVLGPVFNPAVHDWDEHKATLVKFWSAVVLGTREYRGNPMAAHRPHRIVAEHFEYWLSLWHHTAKQHLGEEKAEIFIGFAQRIAQSLMYGLNLDPQRPNRRQSLPMHPDTSV; encoded by the coding sequence ATGGAAACCGTGCCACCCGAGATCACACGTCAAGACATCGAGCTGCTGGTCGATGCGTTCTACGAACACGTACGCAAGGACCCGGTACTCGGCCCCGTGTTCAATCCTGCCGTGCATGATTGGGACGAACACAAGGCGACCTTGGTGAAGTTTTGGTCCGCAGTCGTGCTGGGTACCCGTGAATATCGCGGCAATCCGATGGCCGCGCATCGCCCGCACCGCATCGTGGCCGAGCATTTTGAGTACTGGCTGTCGCTGTGGCACCACACAGCCAAGCAGCATCTTGGCGAAGAAAAGGCCGAAATTTTCATCGGATTCGCCCAGCGCATCGCGCAAAGTCTGATGTACGGGCTGAATCTTGATCCGCAGCGCCCAAACCGACGTCAGTCGCTACCGATGCACCCCGATACGTCGGTTTGA